The genomic segment CATTATACCAGAGCTGGCCTGCTGCAATATCTGAGACAGAGGAATAGGCAATAAGGGAGGTGCCGGAGAGATCCACCTCTGAGGAGAGGTATGCGGCCATAGCACCCTTACCAATAGAGAACTTACCTAGGCGCTTATTATTAAAGAAAATATCGGCATGGCGCAGGAGGATCTCGTCAAAGCCCGATGTTTCAAACTGATTTACCTTGGATGATGGGCTGGAAATGAGGCCATACTCAAGCTTACCGCCCACGCTAAAATCATCGCTTACGGCAACACCAATATTGAGACCAATTCTAGACATGGAGTTGATATTATCAACAAAATAGCTCTTACTGGAGTTACCATTATCGGCAAAGAGGTAGGCCTTATTCAGCCAACCATAAACAGAGAGGTCGACATTAGCAAAACGAGTTTTTAAGGCTAAAGAATCCTCTGTCTCGGTGACGAGGGCCTTTATCTGGGTCTTATCAGCCTTTTTATCCACGGCCAGAGCAACTCCACCCATTCGCTTTTTCAAGTTTTCTATCTCTTGGGCCTGGACACTCAGCTGTTTTTGCTGCTGCTCAACGAGTTTTTTAAGTTCCAGAAACAGCTTGTCATCAACCTGAGCAGCCATGGCCGTTGAGGCCACCGACAAAATAAGCATGGAACCAATTGTCACCGCCATTCTTCCCATTGTTTTTTTCAAGCCTTCCTCCTGCTAAATAAGTATCTTAAGAGCTCTATCCTCCCATAAGTGAATCACAGAAAATAAGCCTTTGCAAGATTACCCTCGCAGCCCCGCTAAACGGGCATTCTCTCCCCCTTAAGAGGAATACTTACATCAAACCCCTCGCCTCGCAAATGTTCGGCAAAGGCCAGGGACTGCTCCACCTCTCCATGCACCAGAGCAATACTTTTAACATTGAGATTAGAATCCTTGAGTACCCGGGTCATCTCGTCACGATCACCATGACCACTGAGACCACCAAGACTGACCACATGGGCTCTAAGCGGATAGTCCTTACCATAAAATCGAACCATGGGCGCATCTCCCTGCCGACCACTCTCCGCATACTCCTTGCCCTTTTCATGAAGAAGGCGACCAAAGGTATTCTCCCCCATATAGCCGACAATAAGGACTGTATTTCGTTCATCATGAATTCTATGACGAAGATGATGCAGTATCCTGCCGCCCTCACACATTCCGGAACCGGCGAGGATAATATTAGAGAGGGGATCACGGTTGAGAGCCATTGACTCCTGAACATTATGGACAAAATGAAGGTGCTCAAAGCTGAAGGGACTCTGCCTCATCTCCAAAAAGCTCCGGTGGGTTGCCTCATCATAGTCTTCCGGATGCTCACCAAAGACGGTGGTCAGATTGGTGGCAAGGGGGCTATCTATATAGACAGGACGACGAGGAACCTCACCGTCTCGATAAAGCTCATGCAGAAAATAAATAAGCTCTTGGGTACGACCAAAGGCAAAACAGGGGATAAGTACGCTTCCCCCCCGTTCAAAGGTCTCTGTTAAGACCTTCTTCAACATCGGCTTCAGGGAGGCAACGGGTTCATGGAGGCGGTTACCGTAGGTACTCTCCATAAGACAGAGATCAATATTCCGATGCTCCGGGGCAAAGTTAAGAGTGGGATCCTTAATGATCGGCTTATCAAAACGGCCTAAATCACCACTGTACATGATGTTCTTCACCTGCCCCGATGGTGTCTTTCTTTGAATAATAGAGATGGCAGAGCCAAGAATATGCCCCGCCTCATACTGGGTGCAGGTGGTGTTCTTACCCACGGTAAAGGTAGTTTCATAGGGCATGCCCTTAAAAGCAGGAAGGCATCTGTCAACGGACTCCTGGCTATAGATGGGTCGAACTATTTCCAGGTTATTTTTTTGCGCTACCTCAATAATAAGACTGCGTTTACTCTGATAATCATCGGACTTAAGAATTCCCTGCATCTCCTTCAGTTCCGCCCGGGAAATATTCCCCGGATTATCACCCTGTTTTGCCTTTTCTAAAAATTTTTTTACCGTCTTATAGTTGAGGTAGGAACAGTCACCGGCCTGAATATTGGCCGAATCCCTGAGCAGGTAGGCACAGGCATCTGCCGTTGCCCGGGTGCAAAAAATATTTCCGGTAAAGCCCTGATCCGTCAACATGGGCAGGCGTCCGGAATGATCAATATGGGCATGAGAGAGAATAACATTACTGATAGTCTTGGGATCTACAAGAAAATGACGATTCTTCTCCTCACACTCCTTACGTCGCCCCTGATAGAGACCACAGTCGAGCAGAAGGGTATCATCTGAAGTTGTAATGGTATGAAAAGAACCGGTTACCTCTTGAGTTGCCCCATAAGCAGTCACATACATAGCTAGCTCCCTTTAAAAAATTCCCCCAACTATCATTCTAATTTTACATCAACACAAATACGATAGGTTCGAGGACCACAGTGCCCGCAGGCCGTGATATTGTGATAGAGAATTTTACGCCCAAGTTGCAGGGCAACTCCCTCTATAAATTCAAAAGACTTTTCAAATGAATCAACCAGTTGCATATCATAAAAGTGTACCCATCCCCGAGGAGAAAGTACAGGCAATAAAGAAGATAGAAAGGCTGCCCCGCTCTTAGGCAGAGGCATGATAATCCTATCAAAAGTTCCATGCTCTCCACCAAGCCAGCAAGAGATGTCCGCCTGATAAAATTTTATATTTTTCAGCTTTTTATTCAGACGAAAACTCTGCAGGGCATATTGATGGGCAGAGCTATTTTTCTCCACGGCAATGATCTCCTTTGCCCGGCTGTGCTGGGAAATAACCAATGGGTAAGGCCCCACCCCGGAAAAGGGCACTAGTATCCGTTCTCCATCTGCAACCATTCGGGCAATGCGCAGTCGTTCGCCACCACTACGTACCGAATAATATGCCTGAGCCAGATCAAGGCTAAGACGCACCCCGGACTCACGCAACTCCGTCACCGTTCGCTCTTCACCGGCAAGGACCTGAAGGGGAAGAAGACGAAATTCACCATCATAGTTCCCCGCCCGTTTGGCCACCACCGAAACATGGGGATGATTTTCTAAGATCTTTTCAGCAATAAGCGACTGCCAGGGCTGACAGGAATCAGGGATAATAATCACTGCAATATCACCGACAATATCATAGGAACCAACGAGTTCGGCAAAGGCCTGCTCGGGAAGCAGTCCATTAAGTAATTTCTTAAGAGGAAGAGTCATAATTGTTTGATTTTCAAGGATATCCGCCACACCACCTCAATAAATGGTCAGCAATTTGCTTTTGAATGTGAGATAAAATAGAATTATATTATCTTGTTTAACCTAAAAACTTATGTTTAAAAACAGATATGTAATGAAAGATAAAAAAGCGGACACAACAATTATCTCCATGCTAAAAAATAACAAGGCCACCGGCATTCTCTTGGTGATTTTTGTAATTCTGCCCCTTGCTATGAGCCAATATTATCTCTCTAGCTCTCTACACAGACAGCAACAGGAGCTACTGGATCACGAGGCAAAGGTGCTCTGCCAGTTCTTTGTCGGCCGCTGTAATGCCTTTCCTTATCATCCGATAGTTGTTGGCTATTTAATCCCCCCCCCTCAAGACAACGACACCTTTAAAAAATTTTATCCCAGGCAATATAACTCTGCCCTGGATCAGGTCTACAATAACATCACCCTGCAAGATGAAGATCTCAGCCCGAAAGAAAATCCTCTCTTAGGAAAACCTTTAGCTTTCAAAGAATCAGGCAAAAAGATAGACAATCATTTGCATATCGCCACATACCTACCTGTTTATATTGAAGGGTCTGCAAGAGGAAGCCTTCTCGGAGAAATTAATCTTAATGAGTTACTCGAACTATTCTTTAACAACAGCCAGATAAGCCTCAAAAAAAAACCGCCAACTGATCCTGATATCCTCTACTCTCCCATCAAAAATACAGATTTTTACCTCACAAAAAAACAAACCCGCAGCAACCTGCAGGTAATGCTTACCTCACCCCTACTTTTAATCGCTGTTTTTTTATTTATTATGATGATGCTGGCAGGAACACTCCATAGATTACAGCGTAACTTTGTCTCTCGCTCCCAGAAAAAATACCTCAGCCTGGGCCGAAAAGCATTCTAAAGAGTTGCAAAAAGAAATTCACAAACGGCAAACAAGCGAGGAAGAGTTAAACTATAAGGTAAATTTTGATTCGACAACACGACTTCCCAACAAAACAATGGCCTACGCTATTCTCTGTGAAAAGATAGCAGAGGCCCAAAAGACAAATCAGCGGCTCTATGTACTCTCCGTAGATCTGGCCAACTTCAAAAAGGTTAACAAGGGCTTAGGCCATGACGGGGGCGAACATCTCCTGGAAATTGCCGCAGAAAGGATTGTGCGGGCAAGCGGTCCCAATAGTACGGTGGCCAGACTTCGGGGAGACGAATTTCTCGTCAGCAATTTTGAAGATAGCGAAACATCCTCCCTTGCCGAAAGCACGGCAAAAAATATATTGGAAGAACTACAAAAACCATTTTTTATCCAACAGATAGATTTTTATCTTGGGGCCTGTATTGGTGTATCACTTTACCCTCGCGACAGCTCTAAGGCAGATAAGCTGATGCGTTATGCAGACCTTGCCATGTACCGGGCAAAGGAAAAAGGACAGAATATATTTTGCTTTTACAGCCAGTCTCTTAGCCATATAATTTCTCGTAAACAGATGCTTGAGCAACATCTGCATAAGGCCATTAGCAGAGATGAACTCACCCTCTACTACCAACCATTTATCAAACTTGGTAAAGAATTAAAAATTGTTGGAGCCGAGGCATTACTCCGTTGGAACAACAAAACCTTCGAAGATATTACTGCCACAGAACTTATAGCTGTGGCAGAGGAGACAGGGCTCATCGTACCCATAGGGGAGTGGGTTCTACAAAAGGCGACTGCTGATATTGCCAGCATCAATCCACCGAGATCATTTCGTATTGCCCTCAATCTCTCTGCCCAACAATTTCACAATCCAAACCAGCTCCAAACGGCAATACTAACCGCCCTCAGGGAGAGTGGCCTCCAGCCAGATCAACTGGAGTTGGAAATAACAGAAAATAATTTACTTAATCTGGGAGCAAAAACTATTCACCTGCTCCAGTGGATCAAACAATTGGGCATTCGCCTTTCCATTGATGATTTCGGCACAGGTTATTCCTCCCTCCACTACCTGCAAAAACAAAACTTTGACCTCCTTAAAATTGATAAAAGCTTTATCAAAGATATACATCTTAAAAAATCAAATCGTGTCTTAGTCGATGCCATCTTTGCCATGAGCAAGACCCTTGGTATCGAGGTCATTGCCGAGGGCATCGAATCCAAAGCAGAAGAGGAGTTCCTTCGCCAACAGAATTATGGACTAGCCCAGGGTTTTCGCTATAGCAGACCTGTCCCACTAGAGCCGTTTAAAATTCTCCTCGATCAACAAAAGGAGAGAGGGTATGTCCGTTTTCCCAGCAGTAAAGACGCCCCCTAGCAATAACATCCATAATCTTTATCTCTCCAGTTGCGCCTGCTCATTGAATCTCCTCTTATTTTTATTTACATAATAAGAGCGCAGAAAAATAAATAATCCAGTAAAGATAACATTATTCATGTATATGCAATATAGGACAGAATGATCCACAAGAATATCTTGGATTATTCTGCCTATTCTGCTAATTTACCAGTACACTTTCGTACTGTAAAATTGACTAACAGGATAAAGATATGTTTGAGATCGTAGAAAACAGCATCATCGCCCCTAATGTTCACCGCCTTATCATCAAAGCTCCTCGAGTGGCAAAATCCCGTAAGCCGGGACAATTTGTTATCGTCCATGAAGAGGGTGGCGAACGCATTCCCCTTACCATTGCCGACGAGAACATTGAAAACGGTACAATCACCTTAATTATTCAAGCCGTTGGCGAGGGCACCAAGCAAATTGTCAGCAAGCAGGCCGGAGAATTTATCCGTGACATTGCCGGCCCCCTTGGTAAGGCTTCAGAAATTGAAAAAGTCGGTAAGGTGGTCTGTATTGGTGGCGGGGTAGGTACCGCTGTACTCTTTCCCCTGGCCAAGGCCCTTGCCGCAGCAGGCAATGATCTGACAACCATCATCGGTGGTCGTTCAGAGTCCTTTGTCATTCTCAAAGACGAGCTCGCCGTATTTTCTACTCAACTAAAGATAACCACGGAAGATGGTTCTCTCGGTGATAAGGGCTTTGTTACCGGCCCCCTCGCTGAAATACTTGAAGACGAGACCAGACGCCCAGAGATTATCTATGCCATCGGCCCCGTTCCTATGATGGCGGCCATCTGTGAACAGACCCGTCCCTACGGCGTCAAGACCATTGTCAGCCTCAATCCTATTATGGTAGACGGCACAGGCATGTGTGGCGGTTGTCGGGTAACCGTCGCCAACAAGGTAAAATTTGCCTGCGTCGACGGCCCTGAATTTGACGGTCATGAGGTTGACTTTAAAGAGCTTGCTGCCAGACAGCGCCAGTATGTCGGCCACGACCACGATCGCCATAAATGTCGCATGGACGCAGTAAAGATAGAGACAATCAGCATAAAAGAACGCATGGCAATTCCCCGGGCCCATATGCCCGAGCAGGACGCCAAGATCAGGGCAACCAACTTCACTGAGGTAAATCTGGGGATCTCTGAAGAGGTGGCCATCCGTGAGGCCCAACGCTGCCTTAACTGCAAGACCCGTCCCTGTGTCTCCGGTTGTCCCGTCGGTGTCCGTATCCCTGAATACCTGCAGGAAGTTGCCAAGGGCGATTTCGCCGCAGCTGCCAAGATACTCCGTGAAGACAACGCCCTGCCCGCCACCACCGGCCGGGTCTGCCCACAGGAATCTCAATGCGAGCAGAAATGTGTTCGGGGTAAAAAGGGCGATGCCGTTGCCCTCGGTTGGCTGGAACGCTTTGTCGCTGACTGGGCTGCCCAAAACCTTAAACCCGAAGTACCCTGCATAGAGAAGACGGGGAAAAAGGTCGCCATTATCGGCAGTGGTCCCGGAGGTCTGACCGCCGCCGGAGAACTTGCCCGTAGGGGGCACGATGTCACAGTTTTTGAGGCATTACATACCGCCGGTGGTGTACTTCGTTATGGTATTCCTGAGTTTCGTCTGCCAAAAAATATTGTCGATCACGAGGTGGAAAACCTTGTCGCCCTCGGGGTTAAGTTTGAATTCAACGTCATCATTGGCCAAACCCTGACTATTAAGGAGATAATGGCAGAATTTGACAGCTGTTTTATCGCCAACGGTGCCGGACTGCCTATCTTCCTCAATTTACCAGGTGAAAACCTCAACGGTGTCTACTCGTCAAACGAATACCTCACCCGGGTAAACCTGATGAACGCCTATAAGAAGGGCAGTGCAACTCCAATTGTCACTGGTCCTACCACCGTCGTCTTTGGTGGTGGCAACACAGCCATGGATTCAGCCAGAACAGCTAAACGCATGGGCAGTGAACGAGTAATCCTTGCCTATCGCCGTGGCCGTGACGAGATGCCTGCCCGTCTGGAAGAGGTCATTCATGCGGAACAGGAGGGTATCGAGTTCATGTTCCTGGTCGCACCTCTTTCTATTGGTGGCACCGAAGATGGCTGGGTGGAAAATGTTCACCTGCAAAAAATGGAACTTGGCGAACCAGATGCCTCGGGCAGAAGACGCCCTGTTGCCATAGAGGGAAGTGAATTTAAAGTAGAGGCTGATATTGTTATCATGTCCATCGGTACCACCTCAAATCCACTCCTCACCTCCACATGTCCTGAGCTGGAACTCAACAAGTGGGGTAATATTGTGGTGGACGAAAAGCAGATGAGCTCCATGCAGGGTGTCTTTGCCGGGGGCGATATCGTCCGAGGCGGCGCCACTGTTATCCTCGCCATGGGCGATGGTAAAAATGCAGCTCAGTCCATTCATGATTATCTACAAAAATAGATAATCATCAATTTGGAGCCATTTTTAATGGCTCCAAATTGATTCTGCAAAACACAAAAAAAGGGTCAAACTCTCATGGAGAGTTTGACCCTTTTTTATTAAAACTAATTTTCCGGTAAGAAAATTATAGTGCCTCTGGCTCGTGATACATAATACGATTACAGATGGGACAATCAAACATCAGATCACCACGAAGTAACATATTATAGCGTTGAGGTGGAATAGCCATATAACAACCCTGACAAACACCATCAAGCACATTCACCATGGCCAGGCCATTGCGACGTTCGCGCAATATTTCATATTTTTTCAACAGAGATGCTTCAATAGTCGAAGCCTGTTTTTTTCTTTTCTCTGAGCTGCTCTGCTTTTGTTTGTTGATCTTTTCGATGGCAAGACGAACCTTTTCAGTTTCCTCTGCAACCAACTTCTTCTCACCGCGAAGAAGATTTTTTTCGGTTTTCATTTCGGCAGCAACGGACTCAGACTCTTCCATTATGGCAATAATCTTAATCTCATTTTCTTTTGCTGCCTTCTTAGCGTCTTCAATCTCTTTAAGAAGAGCAGTTTGCTCACGACCGGTCTGAACCTGCATCATCTTAGCCTGACGCTCGCGGACATGGCTCACCTTTTCTTCCATTTCAAGCTCAAGAGTTTTAATCTCACTCTTTTTGCCATTAACGGCTGAATCAAGACTTTTGATCAACTCTTCCTTATCAGCAAGTGCCTGAATACGTGAATCCAATGCCTCCTGAACAGATTCAATTTGGCCATCAATTTTATCAATCCCAAGATCAATTTCTTGCAACACGACTAGTTGTTCTATATTCTCATTCAAGACCTACTCTCCTATGGAAAACGTTTAAACTCTATCTTTTCTTACAATTATTTTTTTATAATTCGTCCCAGGGACGAAACACACAATATCAGCGAAAAAAATCGGTGGAAACTGTAACAAAGGGATTCTTCTCGGTAACTGTTTCAAACACCTCTATATTCCAACCCGACAGCCCTGCTGCCCGTCGTAAACTATTTGCCATCAAGGATACAGCAAATTGCTCCGTTGCATAATGGCCTGCATCAACAAGGCAAAAAGAGCACTCTTCAGCCCAGCGGGCAACATCATGCTTTATCTCCGCCGTGATATAGACATCAGCTCCAGCCCTATAGGCCTTCTCGGCAAAACCGGAACCGCTTCCTCCACAGAGGGCCACCCGAGCAACTCGCTTCGGTACAGAACCTGCTACCTGGACACTGAGCACCGACAGTCTTTCCAGAAGAAGATCACAAAAATCCTCCCAGAGAAGGGGAGTAGAAAATTCAGCAAGACAGCCAAGACCTGTACCCTCAATTCCCTCACTACTGGGGAGAAGAGGACAACATTTTTCCAAACCAAGGGCTATGGCCAGAGCCTGGCTCACGCCTGAGGCGGCACTATCAAGATTAGTATGACTGGCAATAAGGGAAATTTTATGAAGTAGGGCTTGTTCGATAATAATTCCAACGGGAGTGGAAGTATCAATTGCAGAGAGGGGA from the Desulfotalea psychrophila LSv54 genome contains:
- a CDS encoding putative bifunctional diguanylate cyclase/phosphodiesterase, with the translated sequence MQKEIHKRQTSEEELNYKVNFDSTTRLPNKTMAYAILCEKIAEAQKTNQRLYVLSVDLANFKKVNKGLGHDGGEHLLEIAAERIVRASGPNSTVARLRGDEFLVSNFEDSETSSLAESTAKNILEELQKPFFIQQIDFYLGACIGVSLYPRDSSKADKLMRYADLAMYRAKEKGQNIFCFYSQSLSHIISRKQMLEQHLHKAISRDELTLYYQPFIKLGKELKIVGAEALLRWNNKTFEDITATELIAVAEETGLIVPIGEWVLQKATADIASINPPRSFRIALNLSAQQFHNPNQLQTAILTALRESGLQPDQLELEITENNLLNLGAKTIHLLQWIKQLGIRLSIDDFGTGYSSLHYLQKQNFDLLKIDKSFIKDIHLKKSNRVLVDAIFAMSKTLGIEVIAEGIESKAEEEFLRQQNYGLAQGFRYSRPVPLEPFKILLDQQKERGYVRFPSSKDAP
- a CDS encoding class I SAM-dependent methyltransferase; amino-acid sequence: MADILENQTIMTLPLKKLLNGLLPEQAFAELVGSYDIVGDIAVIIIPDSCQPWQSLIAEKILENHPHVSVVAKRAGNYDGEFRLLPLQVLAGEERTVTELRESGVRLSLDLAQAYYSVRSGGERLRIARMVADGERILVPFSGVGPYPLVISQHSRAKEIIAVEKNSSAHQYALQSFRLNKKLKNIKFYQADISCWLGGEHGTFDRIIMPLPKSGAAFLSSLLPVLSPRGWVHFYDMQLVDSFEKSFEFIEGVALQLGRKILYHNITACGHCGPRTYRICVDVKLE
- a CDS encoding MBL fold metallo-hydrolase RNA specificity domain-containing protein, producing the protein MYVTAYGATQEVTGSFHTITTSDDTLLLDCGLYQGRRKECEEKNRHFLVDPKTISNVILSHAHIDHSGRLPMLTDQGFTGNIFCTRATADACAYLLRDSANIQAGDCSYLNYKTVKKFLEKAKQGDNPGNISRAELKEMQGILKSDDYQSKRSLIIEVAQKNNLEIVRPIYSQESVDRCLPAFKGMPYETTFTVGKNTTCTQYEAGHILGSAISIIQRKTPSGQVKNIMYSGDLGRFDKPIIKDPTLNFAPEHRNIDLCLMESTYGNRLHEPVASLKPMLKKVLTETFERGGSVLIPCFAFGRTQELIYFLHELYRDGEVPRRPVYIDSPLATNLTTVFGEHPEDYDEATHRSFLEMRQSPFSFEHLHFVHNVQESMALNRDPLSNIILAGSGMCEGGRILHHLRHRIHDERNTVLIVGYMGENTFGRLLHEKGKEYAESGRQGDAPMVRFYGKDYPLRAHVVSLGGLSGHGDRDEMTRVLKDSNLNVKSIALVHGEVEQSLAFAEHLRGEGFDVSIPLKGERMPV
- a CDS encoding Nif3-like dinuclear metal center hexameric protein, which produces MSIYIKDILESIEGDAPKSLAESWDNVGLLVGDKERQVKRVLVGLDPTTSLLAEAIELGADTVITHHPVIFHPLSAIDTSTPVGIIIEQALLHKISLIASHTNLDSAASGVSQALAIALGLEKCCPLLPSSEGIEGTGLGCLAEFSTPLLWEDFCDLLLERLSVLSVQVAGSVPKRVARVALCGGSGSGFAEKAYRAGADVYITAEIKHDVARWAEECSFCLVDAGHYATEQFAVSLMANSLRRAAGLSGWNIEVFETVTEKNPFVTVSTDFFR
- a CDS encoding porin; this encodes MKKTMGRMAVTIGSMLILSVASTAMAAQVDDKLFLELKKLVEQQQKQLSVQAQEIENLKKRMGGVALAVDKKADKTQIKALVTETEDSLALKTRFANVDLSVYGWLNKAYLFADNGNSSKSYFVDNINSMSRIGLNIGVAVSDDFSVGGKLEYGLISSPSSKVNQFETSGFDEILLRHADIFFNNKRLGKFSIGKGAMAAYLSSEVDLSGTSLIAYSSVSDIAAGQLWYNGVKDLIKKDTLSVGSVFTDMDSGRKNRVRYDTPAFAGFMASTSAAADDFYDLTLRYNRDYEIAKVAAALAYQAPGSDGKIVNGSVSVLLSNGLNTTLAAGRQKSIHTGYDDATFIYGKLGYQKDFFSCGKTALSVDYSQNDDVYVDDNAGKPLRGGKAKTWSVAAVQNVNDWGTEFYIGFRQYMYETDSTDYENVNVVMSGARLQF
- a CDS encoding zinc ribbon domain-containing protein — its product is MNENIEQLVVLQEIDLGIDKIDGQIESVQEALDSRIQALADKEELIKSLDSAVNGKKSEIKTLELEMEEKVSHVRERQAKMMQVQTGREQTALLKEIEDAKKAAKENEIKIIAIMEESESVAAEMKTEKNLLRGEKKLVAEETEKVRLAIEKINKQKQSSSEKRKKQASTIEASLLKKYEILRERRNGLAMVNVLDGVCQGCYMAIPPQRYNMLLRGDLMFDCPICNRIMYHEPEAL
- a CDS encoding bifunctional dihydroorotate dehydrogenase B NAD binding subunit/NADPH-dependent glutamate synthase, giving the protein MFEIVENSIIAPNVHRLIIKAPRVAKSRKPGQFVIVHEEGGERIPLTIADENIENGTITLIIQAVGEGTKQIVSKQAGEFIRDIAGPLGKASEIEKVGKVVCIGGGVGTAVLFPLAKALAAAGNDLTTIIGGRSESFVILKDELAVFSTQLKITTEDGSLGDKGFVTGPLAEILEDETRRPEIIYAIGPVPMMAAICEQTRPYGVKTIVSLNPIMVDGTGMCGGCRVTVANKVKFACVDGPEFDGHEVDFKELAARQRQYVGHDHDRHKCRMDAVKIETISIKERMAIPRAHMPEQDAKIRATNFTEVNLGISEEVAIREAQRCLNCKTRPCVSGCPVGVRIPEYLQEVAKGDFAAAAKILREDNALPATTGRVCPQESQCEQKCVRGKKGDAVALGWLERFVADWAAQNLKPEVPCIEKTGKKVAIIGSGPGGLTAAGELARRGHDVTVFEALHTAGGVLRYGIPEFRLPKNIVDHEVENLVALGVKFEFNVIIGQTLTIKEIMAEFDSCFIANGAGLPIFLNLPGENLNGVYSSNEYLTRVNLMNAYKKGSATPIVTGPTTVVFGGGNTAMDSARTAKRMGSERVILAYRRGRDEMPARLEEVIHAEQEGIEFMFLVAPLSIGGTEDGWVENVHLQKMELGEPDASGRRRPVAIEGSEFKVEADIVIMSIGTTSNPLLTSTCPELELNKWGNIVVDEKQMSSMQGVFAGGDIVRGGATVILAMGDGKNAAQSIHDYLQK